A DNA window from Drosophila biarmipes strain raj3 chromosome 2R, RU_DBia_V1.1, whole genome shotgun sequence contains the following coding sequences:
- the LOC108026727 gene encoding lipopolysaccharide-induced tumor necrosis factor-alpha factor homolog yields the protein MEKNYPYEQQQTQAPQAPPGYDNTQVYPNLHQQQPMIIQAPPNVLGGVPSMATCPSCGVRRETNVEFEPSTKTHLLALLICMLGGICCCCIPYCSDSCQSAKHTCRSCGAYVGTYKN from the exons ATGGAGAAGAACTATCCGTACGAGCAGCAGCAAACTCAAGCTCCCCAGGCACCGCCCGGTTATGACAACACCCAGGTCTATCCTAATTTGCATCAGCAACAGCCGATGATTATTCAGG CACCCCCCAATGTTTTGGGTGGCGTCCCGTCCATGGCAACCTGTCCGAGTTGCGGAGTCCGCAGGGAAACGAATGTGGAATTCGAGCCAAGCACCAAAACCCATTTGCTGGCCCTCCTCATCTGCATGTTGGG GGgcatctgctgctgttgcattCCCTACTGCAGCGACTCCTGCCAGTCGGCCAAACACACCTGCAGAAGCTGTGGAGCCTATGTGGGAACATACAAGAACTAA